The Serratia rhizosphaerae genome has a segment encoding these proteins:
- a CDS encoding type III secretion protein, translating to MRQNRNSDHSPPPDDGDRALGQALELMLPIRRQRLQRSERRQRREEQQLSACRRQLQQTQHQLEATRQDYQQRRAQFDQRYLGRQPLERLQHGLEDERSAAASVDAGRQQLLADQRRSDEQQQKLQAAQAETRRRQRELEKLECLLREEGGAP from the coding sequence ATGCGCCAGAACAGGAACAGTGATCACTCGCCGCCGCCGGACGACGGCGATCGGGCGCTTGGCCAGGCGCTGGAACTGATGCTGCCGATCCGCCGCCAGCGTTTACAGCGCAGCGAGCGCCGGCAGCGGCGGGAAGAGCAGCAGCTCAGCGCCTGCCGGCGGCAGCTGCAGCAGACGCAGCACCAACTGGAAGCCACGCGGCAGGATTATCAGCAGCGGCGGGCGCAGTTCGACCAGCGTTATTTAGGCAGGCAGCCGCTGGAGCGTCTGCAGCACGGCCTTGAGGACGAACGCAGCGCGGCGGCGTCGGTGGACGCCGGCCGGCAGCAGCTGCTGGCAGACCAGCGGCGCAGTGACGAGCAGCAGCAGAAACTGCAGGCGGCGCAGGCCGAGACGCGCCGTCGCCAGCGCGAGCTGGAGAAACTGGAGTGTCTGCTGCGGGAAGAGGGGGGCGCGCCATGA
- a CDS encoding FliM/FliN family flagellar motor switch protein, with protein MSTPLKLRRQSAAEARLRGLLGHGLRLAFQLGESVGELRIEPATGEPQAAGTALRCMAGPLWLSDAEGVCALLSDCPALPTASDEDDLWYWPLFNHALSAQIRALFGELNAADGAPPAGAFGVRLTVTLGDLRAQSALTAAPEVLCALLAAPGWQGIVNDALTALPLTLPFCVGALTLSLAELTRLQPDDVLLPCEDTFTPHGAGTLRFAHFRAQGELVGAEGRSTGFYLTDLETTSVTFPYNDNETESDVQDESGMERRIDAEPAGVTLDPLPLALTVRCGHLHLTVGDLQRLAPGATIMVDHVQPGEALLCHGDYPLAKGELVDVEGRLGLQITHMLPGSVNPLGQGH; from the coding sequence ATGAGCACGCCGCTGAAGCTGCGGCGGCAGAGCGCCGCCGAGGCCCGGCTACGCGGCCTTCTCGGCCACGGGCTGCGCCTGGCTTTTCAGCTGGGTGAGAGCGTCGGCGAACTGCGTATTGAGCCGGCCACCGGCGAGCCGCAGGCTGCGGGCACGGCGCTGCGCTGTATGGCCGGCCCGCTGTGGTTGAGCGACGCGGAAGGCGTCTGCGCGCTGCTGTCCGACTGCCCGGCACTACCAACCGCCAGCGACGAGGACGACCTCTGGTACTGGCCGCTGTTCAATCACGCGCTGAGCGCGCAAATCCGCGCGCTGTTCGGCGAACTGAACGCCGCCGACGGCGCACCGCCCGCCGGTGCGTTTGGCGTACGGCTGACGGTGACGCTGGGCGACCTGCGGGCGCAGAGCGCGCTGACGGCGGCGCCCGAGGTGTTGTGCGCCCTGCTGGCGGCGCCGGGCTGGCAGGGCATCGTCAACGACGCCCTGACGGCGCTGCCGCTGACCTTACCGTTTTGCGTCGGTGCGCTGACGCTTTCCCTCGCGGAACTGACGCGCCTGCAGCCGGACGATGTGCTGCTGCCGTGCGAGGACACATTCACCCCGCACGGTGCGGGGACGCTGCGCTTTGCGCACTTCCGGGCCCAGGGCGAACTGGTTGGCGCGGAAGGGCGGAGCACTGGTTTTTATCTTACCGATCTGGAGACAACATCCGTGACATTTCCCTACAACGACAACGAGACAGAAAGCGACGTACAGGACGAGAGCGGCATGGAACGGCGTATTGATGCGGAACCGGCCGGCGTGACGCTCGACCCCCTGCCGCTGGCGCTGACCGTGCGCTGTGGGCATCTGCATCTGACCGTGGGCGACCTGCAGCGTCTGGCGCCCGGCGCCACCATTATGGTGGATCACGTCCAGCCCGGCGAAGCGCTGCTGTGTCACGGCGACTACCCGCTGGCGAAAGGCGAACTGGTGGATGTGGAGGGGCGGCTGGGGCTGCAGATTACCCATATGCTGCCGGGCAGCGTCAATCCGCTGGGGCAGGGGCACTAA
- a CDS encoding response regulator, with the protein MTQPIRLMIAEDHAIMREGLKQLFLLDAGIKVVAEAADGGRVLERLRAGDVDLLLLDISMPGISGEDLINRISSQHPGLKILVLSMFNEPQIAQRMLEHGALGYITKDRNPEALLNAIRSVASGARYIDHELAQKIVFAQYQSNSAPHENLTLRERQIMIMLAHGESINAIADTLAISNKTVSTYKSRLMKKMGFTANADIVKYAISHNLVQ; encoded by the coding sequence ATGACCCAGCCAATACGTTTAATGATTGCCGAAGACCACGCCATTATGCGTGAAGGCCTGAAGCAGCTGTTCCTGCTGGACGCCGGCATCAAGGTGGTCGCCGAAGCCGCGGACGGCGGTCGGGTGCTGGAACGCCTGCGCGCCGGCGATGTCGATCTGCTGCTGCTGGATATCTCCATGCCGGGGATCAGCGGCGAAGATCTGATCAACCGCATCAGCAGCCAGCACCCCGGGCTGAAGATCCTGGTACTCAGCATGTTTAATGAACCTCAGATCGCTCAGCGCATGCTGGAGCACGGCGCGCTGGGCTATATCACCAAAGATCGCAACCCGGAAGCATTGCTGAATGCCATCCGCAGCGTCGCCAGCGGCGCGCGCTATATCGATCACGAGCTGGCGCAGAAGATCGTATTCGCCCAGTATCAGAGCAACAGCGCCCCCCACGAGAACCTGACCCTGCGCGAGCGGCAGATTATGATTATGCTGGCCCACGGCGAATCAATTAACGCCATCGCCGACACCCTGGCCATCAGCAATAAGACGGTCAGCACCTACAAATCGCGCTTGATGAAGAAGATGGGCTTCACCGCCAATGCCGATATCGTCAAGTACGCCATCAGCCATAACCTGGTGCAGTAA
- the sctN gene encoding type III secretion system ATPase SctN, whose protein sequence is MTDFSGGIAAWADRQRRRLQQADAVTAYGRVTGISGILLECSLPRARIGDLCRITRSAQESVLAEVVGFNPQHTLLSALGPLDGIARGARVTPLWLPHSISVSDALLGSVLDGFGRPLDEQSVGAFALPGTGVDTVPVVGDAPPPTARPRIARALPTGVRAIDGLLTLGVGQRVGVFAGAGCGKTTLLAELARNTPCDAIVFGLIGERGRELREFLDHELDETLRSRTVLVCATSDRSSMERARAAFTATAIAEAFRAQGKSVLLILDSLTRFARAQREIGLALGEPPGRGGLPPSVYTLLPGLLERAGQTMTGSITALYSVLIEADSMNDPVADEVRSLIDGHIVLTRRLAERGHYPAIDVLASLSRTMSNVAERAQIADATRLRRLMSAWQQVEMLIRLGEYEPGHDAMTDAAVEAQGAINGFLRQETRDPCDWEETLQQLTEVSGYAPEQEQ, encoded by the coding sequence ATGACGGATTTTTCTGGCGGGATCGCCGCATGGGCCGATCGTCAGCGGCGGCGTCTGCAGCAGGCGGATGCGGTAACGGCCTACGGCCGGGTGACCGGCATCAGCGGCATCCTGCTGGAGTGCAGCCTGCCGCGCGCGCGCATCGGCGATCTGTGCCGTATCACGCGCAGCGCGCAGGAGAGCGTGCTGGCGGAAGTGGTGGGCTTTAACCCGCAGCATACGCTGCTGTCGGCGCTGGGGCCGCTGGACGGCATCGCCCGCGGCGCACGGGTGACGCCGCTGTGGCTGCCGCACAGCATCAGCGTGTCTGATGCGCTGCTCGGCAGCGTGCTGGACGGCTTCGGCCGCCCGCTGGATGAACAGAGCGTCGGCGCCTTTGCGCTGCCGGGGACGGGCGTTGATACCGTGCCGGTGGTGGGCGATGCGCCGCCGCCGACCGCGCGTCCGCGTATTGCCCGGGCGCTGCCTACCGGCGTGCGCGCCATCGACGGGCTGCTGACCCTTGGCGTCGGCCAGCGGGTCGGGGTGTTTGCCGGCGCCGGCTGCGGCAAAACCACGCTGCTGGCGGAACTGGCGCGCAACACGCCCTGCGACGCGATTGTCTTCGGCCTGATCGGCGAACGCGGCCGTGAACTGCGCGAGTTCCTTGACCACGAGCTGGATGAGACGCTGCGCAGCCGCACGGTGCTGGTGTGCGCCACCTCGGACCGCAGCAGCATGGAACGTGCGCGTGCGGCCTTTACCGCCACGGCGATTGCCGAAGCGTTCCGCGCGCAGGGGAAAAGCGTGCTGCTGATCCTGGACTCGCTGACCCGCTTCGCCCGCGCCCAACGCGAAATCGGTCTGGCGCTGGGCGAGCCGCCGGGGCGCGGCGGGCTGCCGCCGTCGGTTTATACCCTGCTGCCCGGACTGCTGGAGCGGGCGGGGCAGACCATGACGGGCAGCATTACCGCCCTGTATTCGGTCCTGATTGAAGCGGATTCGATGAACGACCCGGTGGCGGACGAAGTGCGTTCGCTGATCGACGGCCATATCGTGCTTACCCGCCGGCTGGCGGAGCGCGGTCACTATCCGGCCATCGACGTGCTGGCCAGCCTCAGCCGCACCATGAGCAACGTGGCTGAACGGGCGCAGATCGCCGACGCCACCCGACTGCGCCGCCTGATGTCTGCCTGGCAGCAGGTGGAGATGCTGATCCGGCTGGGGGAATACGAGCCGGGGCATGACGCGATGACCGACGCCGCGGTGGAGGCGCAGGGCGCGATCAACGGTTTTTTACGCCAGGAGACGCGCGATCCCTGCGACTGGGAAGAGACTTTGCAGCAACTGACGGAGGTAAGCGGCTATGCGCCAGAACAGGAACAGTGA
- the sctW gene encoding type III secretion system gatekeeper subunit SctW gives MLKSSSLAFTPNPLRALMKQGEVGQNKNSGRAAGHAAAGAASADDIKEEAGLMFGEKAESKKKADQRRQNQHHVRHRHLLNKVELHKMYAMLDARDAGRQQASLQRLRDALKRKAETDELLAMLDDDPARCDLLLRVMEREARSDGDEELRQTVEQHLEALEQHHGERLRAGLNIAGSIAELTDNPQRKQSLRNIYYDSIVHQQSAMAMVDLLLGHFAPQDFSTGLRTLQRALADDIAALASSIGAGALRHIQTGLFEAGQVNHTLEESRTLLDRMAGKMALGNMDHVELARRLLHICHNGAFQQDFSQLGHEVVTDAQPRHLSIFFNGVLPLVRDLPIGLWKIKDGRQTALKLLENHNTELLKSERQQARRASKP, from the coding sequence ATGTTGAAATCCTCCAGCCTGGCCTTTACGCCAAACCCGCTGCGCGCCCTGATGAAGCAGGGAGAGGTCGGACAGAATAAAAACAGCGGCAGGGCCGCCGGCCATGCCGCCGCGGGCGCGGCCAGCGCCGACGATATCAAAGAAGAAGCCGGGCTGATGTTTGGCGAAAAGGCGGAAAGTAAAAAGAAGGCGGACCAGCGCCGGCAGAACCAGCATCACGTGCGTCACCGCCATCTGCTGAACAAGGTCGAGCTGCATAAAATGTACGCGATGTTGGATGCGCGCGATGCCGGGCGTCAGCAGGCATCGCTGCAGCGGCTGCGCGACGCCTTAAAGCGTAAGGCGGAAACTGACGAACTGCTCGCCATGCTGGACGATGACCCGGCGCGCTGCGACCTGCTGTTGCGGGTGATGGAGCGCGAGGCGCGCAGCGACGGCGATGAAGAGCTGCGTCAGACGGTGGAGCAGCATCTGGAGGCGCTGGAACAGCACCACGGCGAACGGCTGCGGGCCGGGCTGAATATTGCCGGGTCGATCGCCGAGCTGACTGACAACCCGCAGCGCAAACAGAGCCTGCGCAATATTTATTACGACAGCATCGTGCATCAGCAGTCGGCGATGGCGATGGTGGATCTGCTGCTGGGGCATTTTGCGCCGCAGGACTTCAGCACCGGGCTGCGTACGCTGCAGCGCGCGCTGGCCGACGATATCGCCGCGCTGGCCTCGTCAATCGGCGCCGGGGCGCTGCGCCATATTCAGACCGGGCTGTTCGAGGCCGGGCAGGTCAACCACACCCTGGAAGAGAGCCGGACGTTGCTGGATCGGATGGCGGGAAAAATGGCGCTGGGCAATATGGATCACGTGGAACTGGCGCGGCGTCTGCTGCATATCTGCCACAACGGCGCTTTCCAGCAGGACTTCAGCCAGCTCGGACACGAGGTGGTGACCGATGCACAGCCGCGCCATCTCTCCATTTTCTTTAACGGCGTGCTGCCGCTGGTGCGCGATTTGCCGATCGGGCTGTGGAAAATCAAGGACGGGCGGCAGACGGCGCTGAAACTGCTGGAAAACCACAATACGGAACTGCTGAAGAGCGAGCGTCAGCAGGCCAGACGCGCGTCGAAGCCGTAA
- a CDS encoding RNA polymerase sigma factor encodes MMNSFTASALPTNAIDIPVDWECIFKQSNKKLINFIRRRVASTEDVEDIAQMTCLEVLRNRHKFTGASLPETWMFGIAINLIRNHYKRQQNRYLFDTLNDEVLENLLHDDDPSALTEQQRLLAMAMSSIDQLPEEIKRMLTILIGDDGSYQDIALQLNIPIGTVRSRLSRARETLKNQVFR; translated from the coding sequence ATGATGAATTCATTCACTGCCAGCGCACTGCCGACCAACGCCATAGATATACCGGTGGACTGGGAATGTATTTTTAAGCAATCGAACAAAAAGCTGATTAATTTCATTCGAAGGAGAGTCGCCAGCACGGAGGATGTGGAAGACATCGCGCAAATGACCTGCCTGGAAGTACTGCGTAACCGGCATAAATTTACCGGCGCCTCGCTGCCGGAAACCTGGATGTTCGGCATCGCCATTAATCTGATCCGCAACCACTACAAGCGTCAGCAAAACCGTTATCTGTTTGATACGCTGAACGATGAGGTGCTGGAAAACCTGCTGCACGATGACGATCCTAGCGCGCTGACCGAACAACAGCGGCTGCTCGCCATGGCCATGAGTTCGATTGACCAACTGCCGGAAGAAATTAAACGGATGCTGACGATTTTGATCGGCGATGACGGCAGTTATCAGGATATCGCCCTGCAGCTGAATATCCCGATAGGCACCGTGCGTTCCCGTCTGTCGCGCGCCAGAGAAACGCTGAAAAACCAGGTATTCCGCTGA
- a CDS encoding PAS domain-containing sensor histidine kinase, whose protein sequence is MQRFFHWLDPSLTATESLSSIALNRIHDAIYLLDQDLTIKYVNERACNLMGYSKKALLSSNFAAIAPELADNDVAALWWKLTMRPEGITFTSQHQHRNGEIIAVQVSSSRYQHGGRPHALCIVSDVRELKKKEAIQHLREKQFRALVENSPDMVARFDLSFRCIYVNPRVLTWFNRSESQIFGWKLTESVPHHNAGMELLRLIAHTMSSSTPTDGEIALEHQSQQRVLHVRSVPEFNLEGELESVLAIGRDITGIRLAEKELRDAHQQLRLLARNQEARREAERKYLASEIHDELGQHLTSLRVGLSLIRMQSPENNAAVHLQVENLMRLVDSTIQVVRDVSTRLRPNMLNMGLLPALEWLRDEFNRQQKCRCILIATTEKKLQLDDPSTTAAFRVVQESLTNVTRHARASSVYIFVRQRGEKLEIEVVDNGRGFDQQRVRSNAWGLPGMKERAEMLQGWLTIDSKPGEGTRVRLNFPLNRQNFDK, encoded by the coding sequence TTGCAGCGTTTTTTCCACTGGCTCGATCCCTCGCTGACGGCAACGGAGTCATTATCGTCCATCGCGCTCAACCGCATTCACGACGCTATTTACCTGCTCGATCAGGATTTAACCATAAAATACGTCAATGAACGCGCCTGTAACCTGATGGGGTACAGCAAAAAGGCGCTGCTCAGCAGCAATTTTGCCGCCATCGCGCCTGAGCTGGCGGATAACGATGTCGCCGCGCTGTGGTGGAAACTGACGATGCGCCCGGAGGGCATCACCTTTACCTCCCAGCACCAGCATCGCAACGGTGAGATCATCGCCGTCCAGGTCAGTTCCAGCCGCTATCAGCACGGCGGTCGTCCGCATGCGCTGTGCATCGTCAGCGATGTCCGCGAGCTGAAGAAGAAAGAGGCGATTCAACACCTGCGGGAGAAGCAATTCCGCGCGCTGGTCGAGAACTCGCCGGATATGGTGGCGCGCTTCGATCTCTCTTTTCGCTGTATTTACGTCAACCCCCGCGTGCTGACGTGGTTTAACCGTAGCGAAAGCCAGATCTTCGGCTGGAAGCTGACCGAAAGTGTGCCGCACCACAACGCCGGCATGGAGCTGTTGCGCCTGATCGCCCACACCATGAGCAGTTCCACCCCGACCGACGGGGAAATCGCGCTGGAACATCAGAGCCAGCAGCGCGTGCTGCACGTGCGCAGCGTGCCGGAGTTTAATCTGGAGGGCGAGCTGGAGAGCGTGCTGGCCATCGGCCGCGATATCACCGGCATCCGGCTGGCGGAGAAAGAGCTACGCGACGCACACCAGCAACTGCGCCTGCTGGCGCGTAATCAGGAAGCGCGGCGCGAGGCGGAACGCAAGTACCTGGCCAGCGAAATCCATGATGAACTGGGCCAGCACCTGACCTCGCTGCGGGTCGGTCTGTCGCTGATCCGCATGCAGTCGCCGGAAAATAACGCCGCCGTGCACCTGCAGGTGGAAAATCTGATGCGCCTAGTGGACAGCACCATTCAGGTGGTGCGCGACGTTTCCACCCGCCTGCGGCCGAATATGCTCAATATGGGCCTGCTGCCGGCGCTGGAGTGGCTGCGCGATGAATTTAACCGCCAGCAAAAGTGCCGCTGCATTCTGATCGCCACCACGGAAAAAAAACTGCAGCTGGATGACCCCAGCACCACCGCCGCCTTCCGCGTGGTGCAGGAGTCGCTGACCAACGTCACCCGCCACGCCAGGGCCAGCAGCGTCTATATCTTTGTGCGCCAGCGCGGCGAGAAACTGGAGATCGAAGTGGTGGACAACGGCCGCGGCTTCGACCAGCAGCGCGTACGCTCCAACGCCTGGGGACTGCCGGGGATGAAAGAGCGGGCGGAAATGCTGCAGGGCTGGCTGACCATCGACAGCAAACCGGGCGAAGGCACCCGCGTACGGCTCAACTTCCCGCTCAACCGACAAAATTTTGATAAATAA
- the sctV gene encoding type III secretion system export apparatus subunit SctV, translating to MNSLFAILNKIAISAMQRSEIVGAAFALALVFMLIVPLPLGLIDMLIAVNICLSSLLIVLAMYLPKPLAFSTFPAVLLLTTMFRLALSISVTRQILIQQDAGHIVEAFGNFVVGGNLAVGMVMFLILTVVNFLVITKGSERVAEVAARFTLDAMPGKQMSIDSDLRAGLIDVHQARNRRNELAKESQLFGAMDGAMKFVKGDAIAGLVILCINLIGGFSIGVLQLDMAPGDAMHTYSILTIGDGLIAQIPALLISLTAGMIITRVSSEGDSTETPNVGREIAEQLTSQPKAWILASMGMIGFALVPGMPGVVFSLLALITLGGGGFQVWRARQEMLLAKPQIENEVIPPELNGREDLRQFNPTRPWLIQFHTSRRGVAETLDLVQEIRRLRNRIVYHFGFTLPAFDIEFTDKQPADEFRFSVYEIPKVVGTFNSALTALDIRQLESLSEAEREGAIPGDEARGEEDYLWLAAEHPLLAREDLARHSAGELLLTRMEDAIHASSPHFIGLQETRALMSWLDAEQPELAQELQRVMPLTRFSGVLQKLVAERIPLRSVRAIGEALIEHGQHERDVNLLTEQVRITLKTHLCHQYGQPDGIHAWLLTPELEEALRDSLRQTQNDIFFALSQQQIQLIHQEVKQAYAPGQDRQAVLLAAQDLRGPLRALIQERFHAVPVLSFAELEPALAVQVLGRLDVDPAFYSLTPWED from the coding sequence ATGAACAGCCTATTTGCCATCCTCAATAAAATCGCCATCAGCGCGATGCAGCGTTCGGAGATCGTCGGCGCGGCGTTTGCCCTGGCGCTGGTGTTTATGCTGATCGTCCCGCTGCCGTTGGGGCTGATCGACATGCTGATCGCCGTCAACATCTGTCTCTCTTCGCTGCTGATCGTGCTGGCGATGTATCTGCCCAAACCGCTGGCGTTCTCCACCTTTCCGGCGGTGCTGCTGCTGACCACCATGTTCCGGCTGGCGCTGTCGATCTCGGTCACCCGCCAGATCCTGATCCAGCAGGACGCTGGCCATATCGTTGAGGCGTTCGGCAACTTTGTGGTGGGCGGCAACCTGGCGGTGGGGATGGTGATGTTTCTGATCCTGACGGTGGTGAACTTTCTGGTGATCACCAAAGGATCGGAGCGCGTGGCGGAAGTGGCGGCGCGTTTTACGCTGGACGCCATGCCGGGCAAGCAGATGTCGATCGACAGCGACCTGCGCGCCGGACTGATTGACGTGCATCAGGCGCGCAACCGCCGCAATGAACTGGCGAAAGAGAGCCAGCTGTTCGGCGCGATGGACGGGGCGATGAAATTTGTCAAAGGCGACGCCATCGCCGGGCTGGTGATCCTGTGTATCAACCTGATCGGCGGCTTCAGCATCGGCGTACTGCAGCTGGATATGGCGCCCGGCGATGCCATGCACACCTACTCGATCCTGACCATCGGCGATGGCCTGATCGCCCAGATCCCGGCGCTGCTGATCTCCCTGACCGCCGGCATGATCATTACCCGCGTCTCCTCAGAAGGCGACAGTACGGAAACGCCGAACGTCGGCCGCGAGATCGCCGAGCAGCTGACCAGCCAACCCAAGGCGTGGATCCTGGCCTCGATGGGGATGATCGGCTTCGCGCTGGTGCCCGGCATGCCGGGCGTGGTGTTCTCGCTGCTGGCGTTGATCACCCTCGGCGGCGGCGGTTTCCAGGTGTGGCGTGCGCGGCAGGAAATGCTGCTGGCGAAGCCGCAGATCGAAAACGAAGTGATCCCGCCGGAGCTGAACGGCCGCGAGGATCTGCGCCAGTTCAACCCGACGCGCCCCTGGTTGATCCAGTTCCATACTTCGCGCCGCGGCGTGGCGGAGACGCTGGATCTGGTGCAGGAGATCCGCAGGTTGCGCAACCGCATCGTTTACCACTTCGGCTTTACCCTGCCGGCGTTTGATATCGAATTTACCGATAAGCAGCCGGCCGATGAGTTCCGCTTCTCGGTGTATGAGATCCCGAAAGTGGTCGGCACCTTCAACAGCGCGTTAACGGCGCTGGACATCCGCCAGCTGGAGAGCCTGAGCGAGGCGGAGCGTGAAGGCGCCATCCCCGGCGATGAGGCGCGCGGCGAAGAGGATTATCTGTGGCTGGCGGCGGAGCACCCGCTGCTGGCGCGTGAAGATCTGGCGCGCCACAGCGCCGGTGAGCTGTTGCTGACGCGTATGGAAGACGCCATCCACGCCAGCAGCCCGCACTTTATCGGCCTGCAGGAGACGCGGGCGCTGATGAGCTGGCTGGACGCCGAGCAGCCGGAGCTGGCGCAGGAGCTGCAGCGGGTGATGCCGCTGACGCGTTTCTCCGGCGTGCTGCAAAAGCTGGTGGCGGAGCGCATTCCGCTGCGCTCGGTACGCGCCATCGGCGAGGCGCTGATCGAACACGGCCAGCACGAACGCGACGTCAACCTGCTGACGGAGCAGGTGCGCATCACGTTGAAAACCCACCTTTGTCATCAATACGGCCAGCCGGACGGCATTCACGCCTGGTTGCTGACGCCTGAACTGGAAGAGGCGTTGCGCGACAGCCTGCGTCAGACCCAGAACGATATTTTTTTCGCCCTGAGCCAGCAGCAGATCCAGCTGATTCATCAGGAGGTGAAGCAGGCCTACGCGCCGGGGCAGGACAGGCAGGCGGTGCTGCTGGCGGCGCAGGATCTGCGCGGGCCGCTGCGGGCGCTGATTCAGGAGCGTTTCCATGCGGTGCCGGTGCTTTCATTTGCCGAGCTGGAGCCGGCGCTGGCGGTTCAGGTGCTGGGGCGTCTCGATGTCGATCCGGCATTCTATTCACTCACCCCCTGGGAGGATTAA
- a CDS encoding type III secretion system HrpP C-terminal domain-containing protein — protein sequence MISPTQHEHRASARAREKEREREPQRPAAQRRQDATARQPRDEHGPAHDVRHPLRKARPETKSVARSPERGRATAERPVSGGQPTARRDEENSAPTPDGNLFSMLMEHDTPAFPGALHVAPHAAATPHAAATPESAASGAPMALWQPLENELDRALVNPPAGPVSVTLLLPRLGDVDARLQALPAGGWDIALRFAPAALEALAAHEERCRHSLRRRLACRVRLRFEQRGYQP from the coding sequence ATGATTTCCCCGACGCAGCATGAACACCGCGCTTCAGCCCGCGCACGCGAAAAAGAGCGGGAGCGCGAACCGCAACGCCCGGCGGCGCAGCGGCGTCAGGATGCGACGGCACGCCAGCCGCGCGACGAGCACGGGCCGGCCCATGATGTGCGCCATCCGCTGCGCAAGGCGCGCCCAGAAACTAAGAGTGTGGCGCGTTCACCTGAGCGCGGCCGCGCCACGGCGGAACGGCCGGTGAGCGGCGGGCAGCCGACGGCCAGGCGCGATGAAGAGAATTCCGCGCCGACGCCGGACGGCAACCTGTTCAGCATGCTGATGGAACACGATACGCCAGCATTTCCCGGTGCGCTGCACGTTGCGCCGCACGCCGCCGCCACCCCGCATGCTGCGGCGACGCCGGAAAGCGCCGCCTCTGGCGCGCCGATGGCGCTGTGGCAGCCGCTGGAGAATGAGCTGGACCGGGCGTTGGTCAATCCGCCGGCCGGCCCGGTCTCCGTCACGCTGCTCTTGCCGCGCTTGGGGGATGTGGACGCCCGTTTGCAAGCGCTGCCGGCGGGCGGCTGGGATATCGCGCTGCGCTTTGCGCCGGCGGCGCTGGAGGCGCTGGCGGCCCATGAGGAGCGCTGCCGCCACTCGCTGCGCCGCCGTCTGGCGTGCCGGGTGCGCCTGCGCTTTGAGCAGCGGGGGTATCAGCCATGA
- a CDS encoding EscD/YscD/HrpQ family type III secretion system periplasmic domain-containing protein, producing MFELRVLSGYHCGAALPLSGASWRIGGDPQADLRLDGVDLAGLSYLLSRDDEQWRLAAEPASQESRTLEADTPFQLADVWLCVARAETPWHEAAALPAPSEENSAPPPVARRRLSGAMRGLVLGLFLLLSITVASWILQPTMAQTSAGEGRTASWNSVEELRAPLQQQLRERELLKQVRISKQGDGLLLSGALSKPQMAVFERMMARFYAHYGAAAPVKTAVRPQEKKLPFRIVQITTGQRANIVTEDGQRVFIGDEVAGLRLAAITDDRIEFSGRDPLTVKW from the coding sequence ATGTTTGAGCTGCGCGTACTGTCCGGCTACCACTGCGGCGCCGCCTTGCCCCTCAGCGGCGCGTCGTGGCGCATCGGCGGCGATCCGCAGGCCGATCTGCGCCTCGACGGTGTGGATCTGGCCGGCCTGAGTTATCTCCTGAGCCGTGACGATGAGCAGTGGCGGCTGGCTGCGGAGCCGGCGTCGCAGGAGAGCCGGACGCTGGAGGCGGATACGCCGTTCCAGCTGGCCGATGTCTGGCTGTGCGTGGCCCGCGCCGAAACGCCGTGGCATGAGGCGGCGGCGCTGCCCGCCCCGTCGGAGGAAAACTCCGCGCCACCGCCCGTCGCCCGTCGTCGCCTGTCCGGCGCGATGCGCGGGCTGGTGCTGGGGCTGTTCCTGCTGCTGAGCATCACGGTCGCCAGCTGGATCCTGCAGCCGACGATGGCGCAGACCTCCGCCGGCGAGGGGCGCACCGCCAGCTGGAACAGCGTGGAGGAGCTGCGCGCGCCGCTGCAGCAACAGCTGCGCGAACGCGAACTGCTCAAACAGGTCCGCATCAGCAAGCAGGGCGACGGTCTGCTGCTGAGCGGCGCATTAAGCAAGCCGCAGATGGCGGTGTTCGAACGCATGATGGCGCGCTTTTATGCGCACTACGGCGCCGCGGCGCCGGTGAAAACCGCGGTGCGGCCGCAGGAGAAAAAACTGCCGTTCCGCATCGTGCAGATCACCACCGGCCAGCGGGCCAATATCGTCACCGAAGACGGCCAGCGGGTGTTTATCGGCGATGAGGTCGCCGGCCTGCGGCTGGCGGCGATCACCGACGATCGGATCGAATTCAGCGGCCGCGATCCGCTGACGGTGAAATGGTGA